ggttctaaaatataagatgacctatcgggtcatcataccagaactacatgaggcctgatcctcattaagcccgaggtatgtaagcaattcaaagccagaattcggtCCCGACTTTCCAAAAATCCTCCTAGAATCTTAACTCCCAATCCTGCAGCTTATAATCTTGTGCCATTCCTACAATGTATGcctaaagtcgggacaaaattggctttggttcaatttctttgcccgaaaactctttcatcatctccggtcaaagaggggcagttgttgatagtcaattttgaccctcccttttaaaattaatttatttatacttaaatatttacaatgaatgttgtgaaagtattttctatcaataattacctacttttacaaattaattaagtattagctTTGAAATTAATAACCTAGCATTAGTATTATGTAATGACAAATatactactattaaaatatttttaaaaaacacCATAgagtttttataattaatttatgaattacttctcaaattttgattaattagattactatgttGATAATTCAAACTAGTCTTGTAATTTAGAAAACAAagtatttataaataaataattacattagttagtagtgtatttgataattataatcttactatatttttggaaattaattatgtttaattaaattaattttaaaggggtTAAAACTAAAAGGTTACAATtgcaattccttaattaaatacaAAGTGGCTATTCATTAAATTAATTTCAGCCCAAATACCCAAGCCCAAGCCAAATCTGACCCAAATTCAATTCCCTTCTCTCCACCATGGCAATCCCCGTCTGCTCTACTTATCCAATGAAATCGTGCCACGCCACCCGTCCTACCCATTCAAAAAACAAACACATCTGATCCAGACTGTCCATCCGTTTGATCAACGGTCTACATTTTAACTCTTATTTTTCTCTTAAATTTGAAATACCCAGAAGGTTTAATCCTCACCGTTGGATCATTGGGATCCAGGGGACACCATATTTCCTTGTTAAAATCTGTTAATACTTAAATTGTCAGggtcgttgatcaaatgatccaacgaCCCAAATCTTTTCCTCCCACTTTAACACAAAGACCGTTTGGTCTCATCCCCTAACCCTAAAATTTTTTCCCCCAAGCTCTGCCACCTCTCTTTCCCCTTCCTCTCTCctttctctcaacctcacaacccaaatcaatcaaaagaccgtgcacaaattcgtgcaatgTCATGAATTCACTTAGAGATTCATCCTCCATGTCTCCCACATCCGTGATTCTAGCTGAATCTTTCCTCTTTCATCGAGCAAGTCTGAAGTCCTCAAATCCGAACCCTAACCCCAAAGATTAAACCTCAAATCGCCATTGATCTTTCAAATCCATGACATTCATGGTTATCCATTTTGCTCTTGCACTTCAGATCTCGTTGCTCTTTTCGTTTTCACCATTTGATTTCAATAGCCCTAATCGAAGAGTCACAGACCAAAACGTGAAACTTCAACCCATCTGATTTCTTCCTTCGTTCTTTCAAATCGAAGAAAGCATGAAGACATTAGCTGGCTTCATCATTGATATTCGATATCCAGAgatcaaatgcaatgacctctcgGTATTAGTGTTCTGACCGATGGTCTCTCATGCTTCAACGGCCGGTCTCTCATTTCCCCATGCCTAGGTAAAAATCCTTACTGATTTCCCTTTGTTTTCTAAGATTTTAACTCGATTGTGCTTACATCACCATTCCTTTGTCACTCTACACTATCGATTTGAATCAGGAACCCTAATGCTTCACAGCCACTATAAATAGGGGCTTTTAATGTTCTCACCTAACACACCTAACACATAGAAAATATACAACAAAGGCACCAACGAAATCACTTATCAAATATGAATTTTAGTCTTCAGTAGTAAAAATCAAGCTAGGGTTCTAACTAGCTTCTAATTTCTTTCTGATTCTGAGTCTTACACTGGTCGTGGTTTGAGTTCTTGATTCTATACGGCTAAGAAGGAGTCTTTGTTTGGTTTTCTGCTCAAGAGGAGGTTAGTACACCTCCACCCTTTCTCTTTTAATTGCTTCATTCGAAAATCATGAATGTGCTACTGTTTTTCTGTTAACTGTTTCATTTATAATGTTTGCTATTAGTCTGTAATTATCTATTTTAGTTCACCATGACTTTGTTGTTGATTTGTGGTCAGCTATTATATTTTATTAGTATTGATTAAGTAGCTATGTGACCTTATGACTTCTGTTCTGTATTAAATAGCCTATGTGGTTAAGCTACTTAACATGCTTTAATAATTTCTCATATCTACCTAGAGTTCAGACTTCCCTCTAATGATTCTGTTATAATCTTCATGCTTATCATGCCCTATTTTTTTGAGTTCTGTTATTCTATACTTGGGGTTGCTGTTATAATCTCCATGCTTATGATGCCATATTCTTTTGAGTTTTGTTATTCCATACTTGGGGTTGATATTAGATGATTCTAGCTAGGACATACATGAAAGTACATAGGGTAACTTTGCATCACTTGGTTAAGGTTTATGAAGCTTAAGTGTTCAAAATGCTCCTCCTCTTTGTGTAAGTGCTTGTTAACCTTTAAGCATTCTCTGAATCATCACTATGAAAGCTTTATATCCATGCCTAACTGCTAGTTATAAACAATCTCGCTAGGATGAACTTTCTGAGAATATCAGTGATCACTCTGCAGATGAATTAAGCCTGCTGTAGTTGAATACTAACTATTTCTGTAACTTGAATATAACTCCACCATACCTAGAAATTAACCTTAGTCAGAACAGATGAATTAAGCCTGTATAATATGATGTTTCCCCTGTTCTTAAACACTTAATGATATTGATAATCTGATTTTGTAATGTTTGAGACTCATCCAATCTTGTGAGGTTATAACTTTGGTTGAAATCACTGTAAGTGTGTAAGTTTGGAATGAATCTTTATTTATCCCTCATGACTTCATACTTTTGAACGTTGTTTTGAAACTGCACTCAGTCCTCTCTTTCCCCTGTTAATCTGGATTGAATCTGGTATTGGAGAAACCTTTTATTGTTACTGATTTCGTATAATAACTTGCCTATGTCATTGTCTAAATCTTTACTAAGGATCTCAAAGGATTCAAGTAGTGTTGTTAACCTATGTGAATGCTCATGATAACGTTTGGTGTTAAATTAATCTGTGATCAATATGTTCTTTGGAAAGCTCCTACTAAGATGAGAAATTCCCCGAGCAATAACATCTGTATCCCAAAGTTGTTGCAGCTCTAAACTATGTTCTATTAATCTATCTCTGAGATGTTTGATTCCAATTGTTTATTTCTTTAGCAAAAACAGGATGATGTTCCTGCCTATGTATTTGGAAATTCGAGCTTCATGTCTGTCTAGTATGTTAATCAATCACCTAGAGCTGAAAGTATTATTATAAGGAATGGGAACTGTTTCTATGTGTTTTCCTATATTATTCTGTTAAGAAGGAGTATGTTTCTGTGGTAGGAAATGCCATAGTAGTTGGTTTGCATTGAAAAAGCCTGGCATTCAAACCTATAGGGAAGAATGGGTTGTTAGTGGTTAGGGATATTTaggagtagagtttaactctaaGTTGGGTTGCTCTCcctggcacaagcattgccctgggccttgagacccttgagaactttgaagtgtcgagggattcaaagggggcattGACCTTGAGTAGAATTCTCTCCTTatcccttaattcattgacacttatTATTCTGTTTGGGGTTGGTGTTTATTGACAACGAAAGGTATTCAATGTGGATCATTTATCATACATAACCTCCACATTAGTATGACTTTCTTAGTGTTTAAATATTGTTAGTGATCTtttcctttattctttgctagcaAATTTCATATTTGGGCATGTATATAGTACTATTTTTCTAATGactttctctcttcttttttgaACTTATACAATGGCTTGGGCCTGCTAAGTTCTtaaagaactcaggcccaaatcCAGTGCTGCTATATCCTGGGAGCCTAGAGTCAGCTGTCGTCCCTGTCATTGCTGGGcctgcctctttgaggcccaaacACCAGAGTCCTTTCTTTCCCTTCGCTCCTTTATTTACTGCTTTTGTTAATTTATAGTTGCAATATATCGTTATTCTTCACTGTGTTTCTGTTGTTTTATCTCACATGTACGTGACAAGCatatattggattgaatgcttTATTTTATCGTTTAACTAACATAAAATAACTTAGGCATGCCTTAAAGAACCTAGTATTAAAAGAGGTATTAGTTAGCAATTAATTCTACATCCTCTAGTCATGAGCTGTTATTAATTCATTATGACTTGCTAACCTTTTCTTAAAGATTTTGAAGCCCAAATGCTAAACAAAGGTGGAAGTCCCCCTTTCAAAAAGAAAAACCAGATCTGAGTCGTGTTTTTAATTTTCTAAAAGGAAATCAACTCTTTTCGTAAAGAACAAGGCAGTGCTCTAAATAAAGGTTTTCAAACAATCTCCCCAAGCCTACTATTTAAATCCAAGGTATATCTTAGGTTTATTTTTACCTCATTAGAGTAATTTGAACTTCAATGTTTTAGGAAACAAAGTGCTTTAACTTAGCTTCTCTTTTATACATTTTTCATACAAACACCCTATCTTTCAAAGTTCTTTTCAAGCATATATATACTAACATTATTTTTCTAAGACTCTCCTTTAAACCCATACCTATTTAAACTACACTCCTTCTTTATAGGTATTACGCCCTAATATATGGTAAGCTACACTCTTTTGAACACTAGTTaaagcatagtataaataattagtcctaaatctagtctaagtcctatggagctacctcaggtagattttaaggggtgcccaACACCCTCCCTTTAGAAGAACAAGAATTCTTACCTATAATCTCactggttagcagactaataaagaatatgacatttagtaattaaataggtaccatagtatacctttaaatattaggtggagactctctttcatcaacaacagagaaaccacaagttgaatcttgttttgactagtgcaaaatagggtgcaacagttGTCAAAATGGATTTACCTATATGGGGTTGATATCTCATGTCTTGTCGAGTTATCGGTAGCATATCAGATTGACATGATAAAGAAGATGTCATCATGCATTGATATATTTGATTCTTGGATGGGTCTCTTTATTGTGTTATTTGGCAATTGATACGGAATAGGATCATATTGAGCACAAGTTTACAGTCATGTATGAGTATTGAACACACATATTATATGGTGCATACCTCTTCATGAGTGGGGTTGGTGCAAGTTGTATTTTTTAAACATGTCAAATTGGTAGAATTTGTTTATTACCCTATCCCAGTTGTGCACCTTTACCACTGATATTCTTTATTCTGTAATTGTCCTTTTGGAATATTTTCTCTATAATATACATGTTATTGAGCTGCACAGGTTCTCCTAAGTaagtatcttttgacttaaaaacctcgtcactacttctccgaggttagtcaagatacttattgagtacatagagtcggttgtactcatactacacttctatacttTGCGTGCAGATTCAGGAGCTGAGTAGCTTGTGAAGACGAAGCCTTGCATTTCAGACATGCTAGCATACCAGATTCATGCTACCTTTTGTTCCTAGTAGTTTAGGAttttatttctgtttatgtaaacttcaaacagatgttgtaaataTTCTTCATAACCTCTTTATAAATctaatcttagtggctcatgacttgtactgccAGTTCTTGGGATAGTTATATTGAATTCTTTCACAGttttattaataatattgatGATTTTCTCATTATGGTAGTAAGTTATACaatttgacttacctagcggattgagttaggtgccatcacgacttggtgggattttgggttgtgacagttttGAAAGAGGAAAGCACAAAGATGGCAAGTGTAATATAAATCGAGTTCAAAATCTTTTGGTGATTCAAACATTTGAGGCAATTCAAAACAAAAGGAATAGAAACTTGACCAAACTATACTTGGAGTTTATTAGGAGTTCATGGAATCCAATTCTATGGGAAGGATTTAGCCAAACATACCTGAATCAAGCTTCCTTAGGATTCCTACTATATTCCTCTACTTGTAATACTTCAATCTATATCACAAAAGTTCAATTGAACCAACATTAGTGAGGGTTTCTATGCTTTTaagtcttttaaatattttatcaaacacctagaggaCATAGCCCTTTATCACCTCTAATAATGGTGTTTCTTCACCCCCCAACTTTCCATCTTTAGGTAGTATTTGACCTTTAACCGCACATGCATGGTCATCCAAACTGCAGCTACCCAATAATTACGTCAAACAACACTTTCTCCCAACTCTCCACAATACCCAAACTCAAGATTGAGAGCTTGTGGCTTCtgatcaccatcccataagctCCAATATTCGATTCTCATCTAACATTTTTATTATTAAAGATTGCATGAGAGCATGGGATGAAATCCTACCTTGATAGTAGAAGACCTTGTAAATTGCATCTTTGAACTCCAAGAATCGAGCTAAGGTCTTGATATGTAGAAGTGTTGGGGCTTCTCATTCTCTCTCAAGGATTGTTCTCTCTCTcaaaatagatgaaaatccccttcTAAAATGCCCTCCCAGCCGTATATTAGAAATATAGTCagataaaaaaattcaaaaatgccCCCCGAAACAGATCCGCCATCGCAAAAAGGATTGTATATTGCTTCTGTGGTCCGCCAAAAGGGATCGCAAAATGATCCTCCAAACTTTTGAATTGAACTGGCTAGATCTTCGGCAATTCTGCGGTTCCCACTTCTGTTGTGTGGTCCGCATATTGGACCACAGATTCTCCTTCTAAAGATTTCCCAGGTGGCCTGACCATTTTTATAATGGGTTTGCGGTCCACGAAactagtatgcggtccgcataatctACCGTAAAAAGACCCCCAAAAGTTGCACCATTCTGACCTATTCTGCGATGATTCTGCGGTCAGCGAAGCTGATTCGCGATCCACATAATTGACCGCAGAATCATCCTCTCAAGTTTATTCTTCTGCCCACTTCGTGACACATTTTGCAGTCCATAAATTCGTACTACATCTTGCAAAGCTCTCTGCTAACCTTATCCTATAACCTTCCGTACATCTTAGCTTGTTCTTGGCACTTTAAAGCCTTAGATCTCTGGCGAATTTTTACGGGGCATTACAGATTGTGTCTCAATTATGGGCTCATATGCTTACTTTTTCAAAAGTACAAATTGGTATTACCAACGCATACGAGGTCACTTCTCAATTACGGTCTCCTATAATTACTTCTTGGTAGCGGCCTAGTGACAATTGACAAGAGTTATGTGTTAAAGCTTTGTGAGTGTATTAAACCTAACTAACAACTAACATAGTCTAAGAAAAGCTGCAAGAAAGCTTGTAAATCTTATAAAGAAATTGAAATTGGAATAAGATAATTGATTGATTTTTGTCGTCATGATTTGATTGTGTTCATATTTGTACAACAAGGTATTTGCTATTTATACATAAAGGACCAGTCGTTATTGGGTCTGAATCACGAGCCCGGAACtaaaatgtggttcttttggactcaaagaaccaaaatatgTGGGAAAAAACTTGGGGACCataatatatatagcgcggtatttcaccgcgctataccttaacggcacgtttgtccgttaaggtatagcgcgatGAAATACCGCGCTATACTTGAACCCAAATGGGCGGAAAGGTATAGCGCACATATGTACTGTGCTATATGATAGCGCTCTATATATACGCACTATACCTACACATTAAAGCCAACCATCTTCTTCCCCAAACAAAACAGaacacccccccccccatttttaaGCAAAACAAACTCGCTTGGAGCCCACCGGTCCCACAAAAAGTGTATATTCTCGGCCTCACATCCTAGCTAAGGCGTTATCTCGTAGTAGGTTGCTCatttcggctccaaatcaccaaatcttcaagtttccaaaaaattaaaatcgaggtattccgacttagtttttgttaaaactcatgtataaaaaatgcctattagttattttttactgtgctctatgttatttcgtgattgttttgtgatttaattaatttgttattttttatccggattatattattagtgtgctaaaaaaatagtaaaatagtgaaattattattagttgttagaaaaaatgttaattagttaatttttactgtggtatatgtttTTTCGTGAgtattttgtgattaaattaatttattgtttttatccggtttagattatttatttgctaaaagactagtaaaatagataaattgttattttaggaataattaaccttatttagatgttattgttgtacatatatgaatatgtgactttagttccctgtagtggtatcttgtgccctaatgtagtgctcgtatttgtaatgtagtgcccttttagcgtagtaaaatgtggTGCCCTTTAGTGCagtatctttgtagttattgaaattaatcatttaattatctgttaaacccaaaaatatctgacaaaacaTTTTTGTTCAAACGCAAACTCTCTCGAATTCTAGTCAACgaacgtaagaaaataacattagaaaacaacaatatttttcaaactaagtattgttatatgaataattaataattaaatcatgtatagttatgaaaattaattatttaattttattatagtcaaaaataggtgagtaacaaacaaacatataaaataataaactaacatataaaataacagacatgttgagtgataaattggaaaaattttctcatcatgaacacaagaacaTTGGATACCTTGGTGCAATTGGACCTCAAATAttgagtccggaaccaaaatgtgatTCATTTGGACTCACactaagtattgttatatgaatatttaataattaaatcttgtatagttatgaaaattaattatttaattttattatagtaaaaaataggtgagtaacaaataaatatataaaataataaactagcatataaaataataatctaacatataaaataataaactaacatataaaataataaacaaacatataaaacaataaaataacatataaaataagaaacaaacatattaaatagtaaactaacatataaaatattaaagtaacatataaaataataaactaacatataaaatataaaattataatatagaaaatgtattAACTgaattaacaatatagtaaaaatatcgaataaattttaatattaaagatATTGCAATACatttaaagatgttaagcaatgaaaaagaaaaatactttaattaatattattcaatTTACACTAGTCGTCATGGAGGTTCCGCATGTGCATCTCGGACCTGCCTCGCTAGAGCTACTATTGCTACAGGCTGAGCATAGGTCTTCGTACATATGGGAGGGGCAGTTATTGGCCCAGACGTTCCATGCTAGACGAGTAGATGATACGTGGGACTTTCTTAGGGCCCACCAtctccatccccgtatagtcagaCGCCTTCAGGATATGGGCAATCCTATGATTATTGAGATCGGCCGATTGCAACTGGATTGGTCGTTGATCACGGCTTTGATAGAGcagtggcgaccggagacgcacacatttCATTTACCCATTGGCGAGGCTACTATCACGCTTCAGGATGTGGAGGTTCTGTATAGGCTGTCGGTTgatgaacatcctgtagctttaCTGCATGCTCTCCGAGATTATACGGGATTGCAGTACCTGGAGATGTTGCAGCGGCTCACCAGTTTCCAGCCAGCGGAGGAGGCTGCATTGGTTGGGGCTAGTCGTCTGCAGTTGATGCCCGTCCGGCTGCATCTAGAGGTGATGCATGCGGACATTACGGATGATACACCGGATCTTCATATTAACCGGTACACGAGATTGTTGATGCTACTTATGTTTGGAGAGgtattgttcccgaacacttcgggaaacctagttagcttgagatttcttcatcatcttgagcgtcTAGATGGTTTACCTGGTTACAGCTGGGGTGCAGCTGTTCTTGGTTTCTTGTATAGGCAGATGTGCCaggcgagcatgggcacccagcgaGACATTGCCGGATTCTTGATAATGATTCTTTGGGGTATAAGACAACTTCTTAAACTAAACCAAGACATTTGTATTCAAAGACCATTTGAAGAAATATTACAATATCCATTTAAaaatgccactaacatttaataatTGGTTCAAAAAGAGGCAGAAAGGTAAAGGTAGTTCAACAGATCCCCATGGAACAAGTCTT
This region of Nicotiana tomentosiformis chromosome 4, ASM39032v3, whole genome shotgun sequence genomic DNA includes:
- the LOC138909945 gene encoding serine/threonine-protein phosphatase 7 long form homolog, with protein sequence MEVPHVHLGPASLELLLLQAEHRSSYIWEGQLLAQTFHARRVDDTWDFLRAHHLHPRIVRRLQDMGNPMIIEIGRLQLDWSLITALIEQWRPETHTFHLPIGEATITLQDVEVLYRLSVDEHPVALLHALRDYTGLQYLEMLQRLTSFQPAEEAALVGASRLQLMPVRLHLEVMHADITDDTPDLHINRYTRLLMLLMFGEVLFPNTSGNLVSLRFLHHLERLDGLPGYSWGAAVLGFLYRQMCQASMGTQRDIAGFLIMILWGIRQLLKLNQDICIQRPFEEILQYPFKNATNI